A genome region from Musa acuminata AAA Group cultivar baxijiao chromosome BXJ3-5, Cavendish_Baxijiao_AAA, whole genome shotgun sequence includes the following:
- the LOC103985274 gene encoding uncharacterized protein LOC103985274 — MKPVDGGAPHRHRDSHSHSTTPEDTPFHLLEITIISAQELYPAVRCLKTYASAWVDPEHKLYTRVDRAGHADPTWNDKLVFRVDDAFLRSDMAAVTVHLHATRGRFSPLPDHLLGTVRVVLSALGPAAGPRRCVALQVRRPSSLRPHGILNLGVAILDSFAKNMPLYYDLNSKSAFAYKDLIGAKRGKSNGPRWPSIDCDGWQPERNGSVEMASGVEEREREELRSKLEMWKAEVTPDHEADDRSNCRDSDKRRRRRGSSGRLSCFSYTGEVMD, encoded by the coding sequence ATGAAGCCGGTGGACGGTGGTGCTCCCCACCGCCACCGCGACAGCCACAGCCATTCGACAACACCGGAGGACACGCCCTTCCACCTCCTGGAGATCACCATCATCTCCGCCCAGGAGCTCTACCCCGCCGTCCGGTGCTTGAAGACGTACGCGTCCGCGTGGGTGGACCCGGAGCACAAGCTGTACACCCGGGTGGACCGCGCCGGCCACGCAGACCCCACCTGGAACGACAAGCTCGTCTTCCGCGTCGACGACGCGTTCCTCCGCTCCGACATGGCCGCCGTCACCGTCCACCTCCACGCCACCCGCGGTCGCTTCAGCCCCCTCCcggaccacctcctcggcaccgTCCGCGTCGTCCTCAGCGCCCTCGGCCCTGCCGCTGGCCCCCGTCGCTGCGTCGCCCTCCAAGTGCGACGCCCGTCCTCCCTCCGCCCCCACGGCATCCTCAACCTCGGCGTCGCCATCCTCGACTCCTTTGCGAAGAACATGCCGCTGTATTACGACCTCAACTCCAAGTCGGCCTTCGCCTACAAGGATCTCATCGGTGCAAAACGGGGGAAATCCAACGGCCCGAGGTGGCCGTCCATTGACTGCGACGGTTGGCAGCCGGAGAGGAACGGGTCGGTGGAAATGGCGAGTGGCGTGGAAGAGCGGGAGAGGGAGGAGTTGAGGAGCAAGCTGGAGATGTGGAAAGCCGAGGTGACGCCGGACCATGAGGCGGACGACCGATCGAACTGCAGGGATAGcgataagaggaggaggaggagggggagcagCGGGCGGCTGTCTTGCTTCTCCTACACCGGCGAAGTGATGGATTGA
- the LOC135637987 gene encoding 28 kDa ribonucleoprotein, chloroplastic-like, translating to MASAAAVSCFSTTIPPHLGSKLVSSDIFLRLASPRPPHLRQYSSLTLVRESFYALVPSNNRRTFAAVAQDEATAAVAAQEEEEDTVAAAAPQNTKLYFGNLPYNCDSAQLAGIIQEFANPELVEVLYDRETGRSRGFAFVTMSTVEDCEEVIKNLDGSQYGGRTLRVNFSDKPKAKEPLYPESQHKLFVGNLSWSVTTESLTQVFQEHGNVVGARVLYDGDTGRSRGYGFVCYSTKEEMDNAMETLNGVELEGREMRISLALGKKS from the exons ATGGCATCTGCGGCAGCCGTCTCCTGCTTCTCCACCACCATCCCCCCACACCTCGGCTCCAAGCTCGTCTCCTCCGACATCTTCCTTCGCCTCGCCTCTCCTCGTCCTCCACACCTACGGCAGTACTCGTCTCTAACTCTTGTTAGAGAGAGTTTCTATGCGCTCGTCCCTTCAAATAACCGGAGGACCTTCGCCGCGGTGGCACAAGATGAGGccactgcggcagtggcagcccaagaagaagaagaagacacggtGGCCGCGGCTGCCCCTCAAAACACCAAGCTCTACTTCGGGAATCTGCCTTACAACTGTGACAGCGCGCAGCTGGCCGGGATCATCCAGGAGTTCGCCAACCCGGAATTAGTGGAG GTGCTCTATGACAGGGAGACCGGAAGAAGCAGAGGGTTCGCGTTTGTGACCATGAGCACCGTGGAAGACTGCGAGGAAGTGATAAAAAATCTTGATGGAAGC CAATATGGTGGGAGAACACTGAGGGTGAACTTCTCGGACAAACCCAAGGCTAAGGAGCCACTGTACCCGGAGAGCCAGCACAAGCTCTTCGTTGGCAATCTGTCATGGTCAGTGACAACGGAGAGCCTGACGCAAGTGTTCCAGGAACATGGAAACGTGGTGGGAGCTCGTGTTCTTTACGACGGAGACACCGGTCGATCCCGGGGTTATGGTTTCGTGTGCTACTCCACCAAGGAGGAGATGGATAACGCCATGGAAACTCTCAACGGAGTG GAGTTGGAAGGTCGAGAAATGCGGATTAGCTTAGCTCTAGGCAAGAAATCTTGA